A single region of the Vicia villosa cultivar HV-30 ecotype Madison, WI linkage group LG4, Vvil1.0, whole genome shotgun sequence genome encodes:
- the LOC131598395 gene encoding uncharacterized protein LOC131598395 — protein MFRYKIEIEVTHGGQSCNFVFWNRECEMLLGLSASQLRNTMIQAGITDPLDFPLALDQLLKLEMAMKVKWHPRWKNCSVVMIIKNDPIIQQLKEKWGTDEEPIPIQTVVPDTLEIKESVDEAKTDANEDCELVTDLEITSEHKPDAITPGGKRHLPAASSESIDGELSSNKLKKIIKMEKID, from the exons ATGTTCAGGTATAAGATTGAAATTGAGGTTACTCACGGGGGCCAAAGCTGCAATTTTGTCTTCTGGAACAGAGAATGTGAAATGCTGTTGGGTTTATCTGCATCGCAACTTCGTAACACTATGATTCAG GCTGGAATTACTGATCCATTGGACTTTCCGTTAGCACTTGATCAGTTGTTGAAGTTGGAAATGGCTATGAAGGTTAAGTGGCATCCACGCTGGAAGAACTGTTCCGTCGTTATGATTATAAAAAATGATCCTATTATCCAACAACTTAAGGAAAAATGGGGAACAGATGAG GAACCTATTCCAATCCAAACTGTCGTACCTGATACTCTGGAG ATTAAAGAGAGTGTTGATGAAGCTAAAACAGATGCCAATGAAGACTGTGAATTGGTTACA GACCTGGAAATTACATCTGAACACAAGCCGGATGCTATCACACCTGGTGGTAAGAGACATCTTCCTGCTGCATCAAGTGAATCTATTGATGGGGAACTGTCATCAAACAAGCTGAAGAAGATAATTAAAATGGAGAAGATTGATTag
- the LOC131598394 gene encoding uncharacterized protein LOC131598394 has product MVDSIGYAQTESGAKKQQISMMLRDHSNNMLNCTLWESYADQFIKFNKVRVAASLPTVVLLQYAKVKEEGKYPLSVTNTYNVTLLCVDADFPIMKDFIDRMPEESKVTLSDQLGGNSQYSSQSSENQQLTPVQKLFSKAVVLPIAEIIQLTDVTFCATVATTKLLVASPFGWFYRACHMCQSIARGDSPPFECESGHETMAEVLRF; this is encoded by the exons ATGGTGGATAGTATTGGTTATGCGCAGACTGAGTCAGGTGCAAAGAAGCAGCAAATTAGCATGATGTTGCGTGATCACAG CAACAACATGTTGAACTGTACTCTGTGGGAATCATACGCGGATCAGTTCATCAAGTTTAACAAAGTTAGGGTTGCTGCATCACTACCTACAGTTGTGTTGCTTCAGTATGCCAAAGTGAAGGAAGAAG GAAAGTATCCTCTGTCTGTGACAAACACCTACAATGTGACCCTTTTATGTGTTGATGCTGATTTTCCGATCATGAAAGACTTTATTGATAG AATGCCTGAGGAGAGCAAGGTAACCCTGTCTGACCAACTTGGAGGGAATTCCCAATATTCCTCCCAAAGTTCTGAAAATCAACAGCTCACTCCTGTGCAAAAATTGTTCTCAAAGGCTGTTGTTTTGCCTATTGCTGAGATTATTCAACTTACGGAT GTTACATTTTGCGCTACTGTCGCTACAACAAAATTATTAGTAGCATCTCCGTTTGGATGGTTCTATCGTGCCTGCCATATGTGTCAATCTATAGCGCGCGGGGACAGCCCCCCCTTTGAGTGTGAATCTGGTCATGAAACCATGGCTGAAGTCCTTAGGTTTTAG